TTTGATTATTATCTAATAGATGAAGCAGGAGCAGTTGGCGATCCATCTTTTAGGGCAAAAAGCCGTGCAATATATGAAGAAAAATTATCAAAATCAAAGGTAATTATGGTTTCACACGATATTAACGAAATAAAAACTTGGTGTGATAAAATAGTTTTTTTAGACAATGGAATAGCCACAATCTATGATGATGTAGATGAAGGAATTAATAAATATAAAGAAAGTTGCTAATGAAAAAAAAGATTATAAAATTTATAACAAGCTTTAAAATTATTATAGTTTTAAGCTTAATTTCACTGATTTATTTTGCTTTTATAGCAAGTTCAAGATATGAAAGCACAGCAATAATTGGAGTAAAATCTACAAGCACTACCACTGATACATCTAGCCTAATACCAATAATAGGACTTACAAGTTCATCTAAAGAAGATTTAATGTATCTTAAAGAATATATAAATTCATACGATATGCTAACAATTTTGCAAAAAGATATAAATATCAAAGCTATGTATGAAGGAAAAATTGATTATGAATTATTTTTGAAAAATCTTGATGTAAAAGAAGATTTTTTAAAATATTATCAAAGTAGAATAAAGGTAGTTTATGATGATATTACCGGACTTTTAAGTATTAAAATTAACGCATTTTCTCCAGAAGATTCTAAAAAAATAGCCGATACGATACTTAAGGAAAGTGAAAATTTCATAAACGAAATATCACATAAAATCGCAAGAGAGCAAATGAGTTTTGCAAAAGAAGAATTAGAAAAAGCTAGTTTAGAGCTAAGTAAAGCCCAAGATGAAATAAATAAATTTCAAAATACAAATTCTATGTTAGACCCTGTAAGTCAAGCAAAAACCCAATCAGCCATAAAAACACAAATAGAAGAAAAAATAATAGCAAAAGAAGTAGAACTTGCCACATTAAATAGTTACTTAAACTCAAATACTCCACAAGTAAAAGCATTAAAATCAGAATTAGACGCACTAAAATCTCAATTAAAAAAAGAAGCTAATAAATTAACTTCAAAAGATAAAAATGATAAATTAAATTATTTAGCAATTGATTTTAGCAATCTTAGTTTTAAATTAAAATTCGCTGAAGATGCTTATAAATTAGCTCTAGCATCTTATGAAAAATCAAGACTAGAAGCTAATAAAAAGTTAAAACAAGTTATTATAATTTCTTCGCCGGTTTTATCAGAAATTGCAATATATCCAAATGTAATTTATGATGTATTCTCAGTATTTTTTATATTAACATTAGTTTTTGGAATTATTAAATTTACATATTCAATAATAGAGGAGCATAGATATTAATGAAAAAAATATTTTATATATTAGTATTTTCAATATTAGCATTTGCAGTTGATGTAGCAAATATAGCAGTAAATAATACTCAAGAAGAAATATCGCAACAAGTGAATAATAAAACATTTGGAGCACACCTATTCTCAGGTAATTTTAAGCAATTTAGCAAACATATTTATAATCCAGATTATAAAATCGCAATAGGAGATATAATAAATATTAAGCTTTGGGGTGCAGTAGAATTACAACAAAAATCAAGCGTTGATTCTCAAGGAAATATATTTATTCCACAAGTTGGAGTTATTCATTTGTTAGGAGTTAGCAATAAAGATTTAGTAAATATTATTCAAAATAAAGTAAGAAATACTTATAAATCAAATGTATATTCATACGCAGATATGGATACTTACCAAAATATTTCAGTATTTGTTACGGGAAATGTAAATAAACCAGGACTTTATGAAGGGCTTAGCTCGGATTCTTTAATTCAATACATTGATAAAGCAGGTGGAATAAATCTTGAATATGGAAGCTTTAGAAATATTCAAATTCTAAGAAACAACCAACTAATTAAACAAATAGACTTGTATGATTTTTTATTAAATGGCAAATTAGATTATTCTATGTTTAAGAATGGCGATGTAATTTTAGTAAAACAAATCAATGGCTATGCAAGTGCTAGTGGTGATGTATTAAAGCCTTATAGATTTGAATTAGGAGAGAATTTAAAAACATTAAATGATTTAGCTATTTTATCTAATGCAAAACCAACTGCAACAAATGCAATCATAAAAAGTTATGATGAAAATAACAAACTCCGTATAAATGCTTATAAAAAAAGTGAATTTGAAAATGTATATATTAATAATGCCGATGAAGTTGAATTTAGACCAGATTACACAGCAGATAAAATAAACATAAAAATTGAAGGCGAACATAATAGCTTACATTCATTAGTTTTAGATAAAGGAACTACATTGCAAGAAGCTCTTAGTTTATTAAATATGAATGATTTATCTAATAAACAAGCAGTGCAAGTGTATAGAAAAAGCGTAGCAGCTCTTCAAAAAAAATTAATTGAAGCCCAATTAAAAGAGTTAGAAACCTTAGCACTAACCACAACTTCAGCTACTTCAGAAGAAG
This is a stretch of genomic DNA from Campylobacter sp. RM12651. It encodes these proteins:
- a CDS encoding capsule biosynthesis protein; the encoded protein is MKKKIIKFITSFKIIIVLSLISLIYFAFIASSRYESTAIIGVKSTSTTTDTSSLIPIIGLTSSSKEDLMYLKEYINSYDMLTILQKDINIKAMYEGKIDYELFLKNLDVKEDFLKYYQSRIKVVYDDITGLLSIKINAFSPEDSKKIADTILKESENFINEISHKIAREQMSFAKEELEKASLELSKAQDEINKFQNTNSMLDPVSQAKTQSAIKTQIEEKIIAKEVELATLNSYLNSNTPQVKALKSELDALKSQLKKEANKLTSKDKNDKLNYLAIDFSNLSFKLKFAEDAYKLALASYEKSRLEANKKLKQVIIISSPVLSEIAIYPNVIYDVFSVFFILTLVFGIIKFTYSIIEEHRY
- a CDS encoding polysaccharide biosynthesis/export family protein; the protein is MKKIFYILVFSILAFAVDVANIAVNNTQEEISQQVNNKTFGAHLFSGNFKQFSKHIYNPDYKIAIGDIINIKLWGAVELQQKSSVDSQGNIFIPQVGVIHLLGVSNKDLVNIIQNKVRNTYKSNVYSYADMDTYQNISVFVTGNVNKPGLYEGLSSDSLIQYIDKAGGINLEYGSFRNIQILRNNQLIKQIDLYDFLLNGKLDYSMFKNGDVILVKQINGYASASGDVLKPYRFELGENLKTLNDLAILSNAKPTATNAIIKSYDENNKLRINAYKKSEFENVYINNADEVEFRPDYTADKINIKIEGEHNSLHSLVLDKGTTLQEALSLLNMNDLSNKQAVQVYRKSVAALQKKLIEAQLKELETLALTTTSATSEEAKIRDNWGTNILKFIERARAIEPKGQIVIDDEKLYSSIVLENDDVINIPSKNNLVVIQGEVALPGAFIHQDKLKIKDYIKMAGDLNTRADKKRILLIHANGKADKISLGTFSSDKNAKVYEGDSVLVLPKIETYNLQVTGVITQILYQIAVATKVILDI